Proteins co-encoded in one Trueperella abortisuis genomic window:
- a CDS encoding adenine phosphoribosyltransferase: MSNEAIFPQDSVELVKSHVREVEDFPARGVLFRDITPLIADGEAFASLITILADRYRGKCDAVAGLESRGFILGAPLAHELGIGMLTVRKAGRLPGPVVGVNYDLEYGSARMELQPFTVKDGMRVLVIDDVLATGGTAGAAFHLIEKAGGKPAGLCVLLELADLGGREYLAERYDYPVESVIRY; this comes from the coding sequence ATGAGCAACGAGGCTATCTTTCCTCAAGACTCTGTCGAACTCGTCAAGTCCCACGTGCGCGAGGTGGAGGATTTCCCGGCGCGTGGTGTGCTCTTCCGGGACATCACGCCATTGATCGCCGACGGCGAGGCCTTCGCCTCCCTGATCACGATCTTGGCGGACCGCTACCGCGGCAAGTGCGACGCCGTGGCCGGCCTCGAGTCGCGCGGCTTCATCCTAGGTGCCCCGCTCGCCCATGAGCTCGGCATCGGCATGCTGACGGTCCGTAAGGCCGGCCGGCTGCCCGGTCCCGTCGTCGGGGTCAACTACGACCTCGAGTATGGCTCGGCCCGCATGGAGCTGCAGCCTTTCACCGTCAAAGACGGCATGCGTGTGCTCGTGATCGACGACGTCCTTGCCACCGGCGGCACGGCGGGTGCGGCCTTCCACCTCATCGAGAAGGCGGGCGGCAAGCCTGCGGGCCTGTGCGTCCTGCTCGAGCTGGCCGACCTCGGCGGGCGCGAGTACCTGGCCGAGCGCTACGACTACCCGGTGGAATCGGTCATCCGTTACTAG
- the yajC gene encoding preprotein translocase subunit YajC, with protein sequence MPAVPVELIILTVFMVGLFWLMSRGAKKAQKAQVAKREEALVVGNNVMTQSGFFGRIVDIDGDAVTLESPSGDETVWLRTAIMGQMDIPLGQSEEDETGDVEEFLQSRQADGDLPDQNAQAPLSDDPSTDK encoded by the coding sequence ATGCCCGCTGTCCCCGTTGAGTTGATTATTCTCACGGTCTTTATGGTCGGTTTGTTTTGGCTGATGAGCCGTGGTGCGAAGAAGGCGCAGAAAGCTCAGGTTGCCAAGCGCGAGGAGGCCCTCGTGGTGGGGAACAACGTCATGACGCAGTCCGGCTTCTTTGGCCGCATTGTCGACATCGACGGCGACGCCGTCACGCTCGAATCTCCCTCCGGGGATGAGACGGTGTGGCTGCGAACTGCGATCATGGGCCAGATGGACATCCCGCTCGGCCAGAGCGAGGAGGATGAGACGGGCGACGTGGAGGAGTTCCTTCAGTCCCGGCAGGCCGACGGCGACCTTCCGGACCAGAACGCGCAGGCCCCTCTCTCTGACGATCCCAGCACTGATAAGTAA
- a CDS encoding RelA/SpoT family protein: MDATVNEEEPRVRSRLSWLGRKSDTPALLEPLMRAIGNRKLDKARIIRAFETAERAHDGQMRKSGEPYITHPVAVATILAELGMDEDTLVAALLHDTVEDTSYSLKQLTRDFGSTVALLVDGVTKLDKVEYGEAAQAETVRKMVIAMAKDIRVLLIKLGDRLHNARTWKYVNPASAQKKARETLEIYAPLAHRLGMNSIKWELEDRSFKELYPAVYAEIERMVQDRAPERERYISQMKAELERELGKAKLRCTISGRPKHYYSIYQKMILRGRDFEDIYDLIGVRVLVEEIQDCYTALGIANSLYVPVQGRIKDYIASPKFNLYQSIHTTVIGPGGKTVEIQIRTYEMHKRAEFGVAAHWRYKENPNASKADTSGQADTQLEWLRQLVDWQRETADPKEFLDSLRYEMSGSQVYVFTPMGEVMELPTGSTPVDFAYAVHTEVGHRTVGAKVNDKLVTLDHRLESGDTVEIITSRSEDYGPSQDWQEFVATPRARSKIKSWFTKSRREEAIEQGKDKLARAIRRKNEPVQRLMSHETLKAVAQDLSKSDVTDLYASIGEGTISPETVVRRLISSQGGTAGVEETMAEAVTPTRIQHQQIGSASSAVIVSDIENTDVLVKLAKCCTPVPPDEIVGFITRGSGISVHRKDCTNMRSLKREPERFIDIAWADDADSNVFLVQVQIEALDRKGLLADVTRVLSEHDVNMLTGSMNTSNERVARLNFTFEMADPRHLRQVLHELRKIEGVHDAYRLTGSAKQAVRDHEAAG; encoded by the coding sequence ATGGACGCAACGGTCAACGAAGAGGAACCGCGGGTACGCTCGCGGCTTTCATGGCTCGGGCGTAAGAGTGATACTCCCGCCTTGCTTGAGCCTCTCATGCGCGCCATCGGCAATCGCAAGCTCGATAAGGCGCGCATTATTCGCGCCTTTGAAACCGCTGAGCGCGCTCACGATGGCCAGATGCGAAAGTCGGGAGAGCCCTACATCACCCACCCGGTGGCGGTTGCCACGATCCTGGCAGAGCTGGGGATGGATGAAGACACGCTCGTCGCGGCGCTGCTGCACGACACGGTGGAGGATACGAGCTACTCGCTCAAGCAGCTCACGCGGGACTTCGGCTCCACGGTGGCTCTGCTGGTTGACGGCGTCACGAAGCTCGACAAGGTCGAATACGGCGAGGCCGCCCAGGCCGAGACGGTACGGAAAATGGTCATCGCCATGGCGAAGGACATCCGGGTGCTCCTTATCAAGCTCGGAGATCGGCTTCATAACGCCCGTACCTGGAAGTACGTCAACCCGGCGTCGGCTCAGAAGAAGGCGCGCGAGACGCTGGAGATCTACGCGCCGCTCGCCCATCGCCTCGGCATGAACTCGATCAAGTGGGAGCTGGAGGATCGGTCGTTTAAGGAGCTCTACCCGGCGGTCTACGCCGAGATTGAGCGCATGGTTCAGGATCGCGCCCCGGAGCGCGAGCGCTACATCTCGCAAATGAAGGCCGAGCTGGAGCGGGAGCTGGGTAAGGCGAAGCTGCGCTGTACCATCTCGGGTCGCCCCAAGCACTACTACTCGATCTACCAGAAGATGATCCTGCGCGGACGCGACTTTGAGGACATCTACGATCTGATCGGGGTGCGCGTGCTCGTGGAGGAGATCCAGGACTGCTACACCGCTCTGGGCATTGCTAACTCGCTCTACGTCCCCGTCCAGGGGCGCATCAAGGACTACATTGCCTCCCCGAAGTTCAATCTCTACCAGTCGATTCACACCACGGTTATCGGTCCGGGCGGTAAAACGGTGGAGATCCAAATCCGCACGTATGAGATGCACAAGCGTGCCGAATTCGGCGTGGCCGCGCACTGGCGCTACAAGGAGAATCCGAACGCCTCGAAGGCCGACACGAGCGGGCAGGCGGATACCCAGCTCGAGTGGTTGCGTCAGCTCGTGGACTGGCAGCGCGAGACCGCGGACCCGAAGGAGTTCCTTGACTCTCTGCGCTACGAGATGTCGGGCAGCCAGGTCTATGTCTTTACCCCCATGGGTGAGGTCATGGAGTTGCCGACGGGATCGACCCCGGTGGATTTCGCCTACGCCGTCCACACCGAGGTAGGTCACCGCACGGTGGGTGCGAAGGTTAACGACAAGCTCGTCACGCTCGACCACCGGCTCGAATCGGGAGACACGGTCGAGATCATCACCTCCCGCTCCGAGGATTATGGGCCCTCGCAGGACTGGCAGGAGTTCGTGGCCACCCCGCGGGCACGCTCGAAGATCAAGTCGTGGTTTACCAAGTCGCGCCGCGAGGAGGCCATTGAGCAAGGCAAGGACAAGCTGGCTCGTGCCATCCGCCGCAAGAACGAGCCCGTTCAGCGCCTCATGTCACACGAGACCCTCAAGGCCGTGGCGCAGGATCTGTCCAAGTCGGACGTCACGGATCTGTATGCCAGCATCGGGGAGGGGACGATCTCGCCGGAAACCGTGGTGCGTCGCCTCATCTCCTCGCAGGGCGGAACCGCGGGCGTAGAGGAGACGATGGCGGAGGCCGTCACCCCCACCCGGATCCAGCACCAGCAGATCGGATCGGCGTCGTCGGCCGTCATCGTCTCCGACATCGAGAACACGGACGTGTTGGTCAAGCTCGCCAAGTGTTGCACGCCGGTGCCGCCGGACGAGATCGTCGGCTTTATCACCCGCGGTAGCGGCATCTCGGTTCACCGCAAGGATTGCACGAACATGCGCTCTCTGAAACGTGAGCCGGAGCGCTTCATCGATATCGCGTGGGCCGACGACGCGGATTCCAACGTCTTCCTCGTCCAGGTTCAGATTGAGGCGCTCGACCGCAAGGGTCTGCTGGCGGACGTCACGCGGGTACTGTCCGAGCACGACGTCAACATGCTCACCGGCTCGATGAACACCTCGAACGAGCGCGTGGCGCGGTTGAACTTCACCTTCGAGATGGCCGACCCGCGTCACCTGCGCCAGGTCCTGCACGAGCTTCGCAAGATTGAGGGCGTCCACGACGCCTACCGGCTTACAGGCTCAGCGAAGCAGGCTGTCCGAGATCACGAGGCAGCTGGGTAA
- the ruvC gene encoding crossover junction endodeoxyribonuclease RuvC → MRVLGVDPGMTRCGIGVVDARGRQVAIVAVDVARTKPEMAPHQRLLIISNAIEEAIRLYRPDVVAIERVFAQENVRSVTGTAQVAGIAMLAAAKAALPLGMHTPSEVKAAVTGNGRAEKAQVQLMVQRILRLQAPPRPKDAADALAVAICHAWRGGAEHIVDRSQHGGAGMLPRAEGNDLTPAQKLWANAERVSRRHGAVEPK, encoded by the coding sequence GTGCGCGTCCTGGGCGTGGACCCCGGCATGACGCGCTGCGGCATCGGGGTGGTCGACGCGCGGGGGCGGCAGGTCGCTATCGTCGCCGTCGACGTCGCCCGCACGAAGCCGGAGATGGCACCCCATCAGCGCCTGCTCATTATCTCGAACGCCATCGAGGAGGCGATTCGGCTCTACCGGCCGGACGTTGTGGCGATCGAACGGGTTTTCGCCCAGGAAAACGTGCGCTCCGTAACGGGCACCGCCCAGGTGGCTGGCATCGCGATGCTGGCGGCCGCCAAGGCCGCCCTGCCGCTGGGGATGCACACGCCCTCCGAGGTCAAGGCAGCGGTGACGGGCAACGGCCGGGCAGAGAAGGCCCAGGTCCAGCTCATGGTTCAACGCATTCTTCGCCTTCAGGCCCCGCCGCGCCCCAAGGACGCCGCGGACGCCCTCGCGGTGGCGATCTGCCACGCCTGGCGCGGGGGAGCGGAACACATCGTGGATCGTTCCCAACACGGGGGCGCGGGGATGTTGCCGCGAGCCGAGGGAAACGACCTCACCCCGGCGCAGAAGCTTTGGGCAAACGCCGAGCGAGTCTCGCGCCGCCACGGTGCTGTCGAGCCCAAGTAG
- the secD gene encoding protein translocase subunit SecD, giving the protein MSSSHLEDPTPKPWRRLTVLFILIVALLGSLIVGSLRGDKTRFTPDLALDLEGGTQIILTPVTTDGSEVTSSDIREAINVIRQRVDATGVSEAEITAQGGSNIIVALPGTPSQETLDLVRTSAVLRMRPVLSILDPSPLNAQAVVSALGDKAGDLDPATMDDAALDEAIRKLADADGNGELSSEPAQTPENPSDTNWITEETMYEAYTLDCKVPDSRPAEKTDSPETAIVACDPDTMTKYILGPSELDGTQLDSASSSPATNQQGQPTGGWAVNMSFDSEGGKIFGDVTTRLSTLKEPRNSFASVLDGRVISSARVSYPITGGQAQITGKFTADEASALANQLKFGSLPLQFNVQSEEQISATLGSEQLNSGLIAGLVGLILIIIYMIWQYHALGVVAIGSILMSTGLSYLIISLLSWTMGYRLSMAGVLGIIISIGVTADSFIVYFERIRDEIRDGRSVRSAVQHGWNRAQRTIIISDIVNLTASVVLYLLTVGSVRGFAFTLGVTTVLDLVVVMMFTYPLMTLIARTKFFGEGKRGSGMDTEKLESTPRYRGRSIPVRKERSKPKSALVAADGAVIHDYEMPDARFTDGESLAKQRARQRREERQKKEGDQ; this is encoded by the coding sequence GTGTCTTCAAGCCACCTGGAGGACCCGACGCCAAAACCGTGGCGTCGCCTGACCGTCCTCTTCATCCTTATTGTCGCCCTACTAGGCTCCCTCATCGTTGGCAGCCTGCGCGGCGACAAGACCAGGTTCACCCCCGATCTTGCACTCGATCTTGAGGGCGGAACCCAGATCATTTTGACCCCGGTGACCACCGACGGCTCGGAGGTGACCTCCTCCGATATTCGCGAGGCGATCAACGTGATCCGCCAGCGCGTGGACGCTACCGGCGTGTCCGAGGCGGAGATCACCGCCCAGGGCGGATCGAACATTATCGTGGCCCTGCCGGGAACGCCGTCGCAGGAGACGCTCGATCTTGTGCGCACGTCGGCCGTCTTGCGCATGCGCCCTGTGCTGTCGATCCTCGACCCGTCGCCGCTGAATGCCCAGGCCGTGGTTTCGGCGCTCGGGGACAAGGCCGGCGATCTCGACCCTGCCACGATGGACGACGCCGCGCTGGACGAAGCGATCCGGAAGCTCGCCGATGCCGATGGCAACGGCGAGCTGTCCAGTGAACCAGCCCAGACGCCGGAGAACCCCTCGGACACGAACTGGATCACCGAGGAGACCATGTACGAGGCCTACACCCTCGACTGCAAGGTTCCTGACTCGCGCCCGGCAGAAAAGACTGATAGCCCGGAGACCGCGATCGTCGCCTGTGACCCGGACACGATGACGAAGTACATCCTTGGCCCCTCGGAGCTGGACGGCACTCAGCTCGATTCGGCCTCATCTTCTCCGGCCACGAACCAGCAGGGCCAGCCCACAGGTGGCTGGGCCGTCAACATGTCCTTCGACTCTGAGGGTGGCAAGATCTTCGGTGATGTCACCACCCGCCTATCCACGCTGAAGGAGCCGCGTAACTCTTTCGCCTCCGTCCTCGACGGGCGCGTCATTTCCTCGGCCCGCGTGTCCTATCCGATCACGGGCGGCCAGGCGCAGATCACTGGCAAGTTCACGGCGGACGAGGCCTCGGCGCTGGCCAACCAGCTCAAGTTTGGCTCCCTGCCGCTGCAGTTTAACGTCCAATCCGAGGAGCAGATCTCCGCAACTCTCGGATCGGAGCAGCTCAATTCGGGCCTCATCGCCGGCCTGGTCGGCCTGATCCTGATCATCATCTACATGATCTGGCAGTACCACGCCCTCGGCGTCGTGGCGATCGGCTCGATCCTCATGTCGACGGGCCTGTCCTACCTCATCATTAGCCTCCTCTCCTGGACGATGGGCTACCGCCTGTCGATGGCGGGTGTGCTCGGTATCATCATCTCGATCGGTGTGACGGCGGATTCGTTTATCGTCTACTTCGAGCGTATACGTGACGAGATCCGCGACGGCCGCTCGGTGCGCAGTGCGGTTCAGCACGGCTGGAACCGCGCTCAGCGGACGATCATCATCTCCGACATCGTCAACCTCACCGCCTCAGTGGTGCTCTACCTCCTGACGGTCGGCTCGGTGCGCGGCTTCGCCTTCACGCTCGGCGTGACCACGGTGCTCGATCTCGTGGTCGTCATGATGTTCACCTACCCGCTCATGACCCTCATCGCGCGCACGAAGTTCTTCGGAGAGGGCAAGCGGGGCTCGGGTATGGACACAGAGAAGCTCGAGTCCACCCCGCGCTACCGCGGGCGCTCGATCCCGGTGCGCAAGGAGCGTAGCAAGCCGAAGAGTGCGCTGGTGGCTGCGGACGGCGCCGTCATCCACGACTACGAGATGCCCGACGCCCGCTTTACCGACGGCGAGTCGCTTGCCAAGCAGCGCGCCCGCCAGAGGCGAGAAGAGCGCCAGAAGAAGGAAGGAGACCAGTAA
- the ruvA gene encoding Holliday junction branch migration protein RuvA, which yields MIVSLRGPVLRVTATAAVIEAGGVGYLFSATPDTLAKLREGQEAFVHIAMVTSREGEQALFGFHDDDARATFDVLRSVTGIGPRSALTIVATLPPDELRRAIETKDEAALVRIPGVGKKSAQRMVLELAGKLGPAVGGEPASASASSSADDVIAALVGMGWKERDAASALAEAMKTTPSGTLAQLLRASLQVLGQRR from the coding sequence ATGATTGTATCTCTGCGCGGTCCTGTCCTACGCGTGACGGCGACTGCGGCCGTCATCGAGGCAGGCGGCGTCGGCTACCTGTTCTCTGCCACGCCGGATACGCTGGCCAAGCTCCGGGAGGGGCAGGAGGCTTTCGTCCACATCGCCATGGTGACATCGCGCGAGGGAGAGCAGGCCCTGTTCGGATTTCACGACGACGACGCGCGGGCCACCTTCGACGTGCTCCGGTCCGTCACGGGGATCGGCCCCCGTTCGGCGCTGACCATTGTGGCGACGCTTCCGCCTGACGAGCTCCGCCGCGCCATCGAAACCAAGGATGAGGCCGCCCTCGTGCGGATTCCCGGGGTGGGCAAGAAGTCGGCCCAGCGGATGGTGCTCGAGTTGGCCGGCAAGCTCGGTCCTGCCGTCGGCGGGGAGCCGGCGTCGGCGTCGGCGTCGTCGTCGGCTGACGACGTCATTGCGGCGCTAGTTGGTATGGGCTGGAAGGAACGCGACGCGGCGAGCGCGCTTGCCGAGGCGATGAAGACCACGCCGTCGGGCACGCTGGCCCAGCTGTTGCGCGCATCCTTGCAGGTCTTGGGGCAACGGAGGTAG
- the secF gene encoding protein translocase subunit SecF, with the protein MSMYSFGNGLYTGKRSYNIVGRRKLWFTIAITAVLISLASFAIRSPNLAIEFRGGSQFTVSGTATLEHKPAYDVVAKATTSVPRVSDVGQEAIRVQTESLDDTKTQEVRRGLAEAYDVPEADVTSTYIGPSWGQDILSQAIRAMIIFMALISVVLIIYFKSWTIAVGAIGALLHDFVVTLGIYWILGFEIAPATIIGLLTIMGYSLYDTVVVFDKVRENTADLEHQSQMTYAEEANLAINQTLIRSLNTSVTGWLPVLSVLLIGVWWLGAETLRDLALVMLVGMVLSAASSVFVAAPLAVWLAERDSKIKAHTARVLARREELSGEPSDDTNDLNESSVAVATERLAGGHRGQRAQPKRKKRNKR; encoded by the coding sequence ATGTCGATGTACTCCTTTGGTAACGGCCTGTACACGGGCAAGCGTTCCTACAACATCGTGGGCCGGCGCAAGCTGTGGTTCACCATCGCGATCACGGCCGTACTCATTTCGCTGGCTTCCTTCGCGATCCGTTCCCCGAACCTCGCCATCGAGTTCCGCGGTGGTTCGCAGTTCACCGTCTCCGGGACGGCCACCCTCGAGCACAAGCCGGCCTACGACGTCGTCGCCAAGGCCACCACCTCCGTGCCGCGCGTGTCCGACGTCGGCCAGGAGGCTATCCGCGTTCAGACCGAATCGCTGGACGACACCAAGACCCAGGAGGTCCGGCGCGGCCTCGCCGAGGCCTACGACGTGCCCGAGGCGGACGTGACCTCCACGTACATTGGCCCCTCGTGGGGCCAGGACATCCTCTCGCAGGCGATCCGAGCCATGATCATCTTCATGGCGCTGATCTCGGTGGTCCTCATCATCTACTTCAAGTCATGGACGATCGCGGTGGGTGCTATCGGCGCCCTCCTGCACGATTTCGTGGTCACGCTCGGTATCTACTGGATTCTGGGCTTCGAGATCGCGCCCGCGACCATCATCGGACTGTTGACCATCATGGGTTACTCCCTATACGACACCGTGGTTGTCTTCGACAAGGTTCGCGAGAATACCGCCGATCTCGAACATCAGTCCCAGATGACGTACGCGGAGGAGGCCAACCTGGCCATCAACCAGACCCTCATCCGCTCGCTCAACACCTCGGTCACCGGGTGGCTACCCGTGCTGTCGGTTCTGCTTATCGGCGTGTGGTGGCTCGGCGCTGAGACGTTGCGTGACCTGGCGTTGGTCATGCTCGTGGGCATGGTGCTCTCGGCGGCGTCCTCGGTGTTCGTGGCCGCTCCGCTCGCCGTGTGGCTGGCCGAACGCGACTCGAAGATCAAGGCGCACACCGCCCGCGTCCTCGCGCGCCGCGAGGAGCTCAGTGGCGAACCATCTGACGACACCAATGACCTCAATGAAAGTTCGGTCGCCGTGGCAACCGAACGGCTGGCTGGTGGCCACCGCGGCCAGCGCGCCCAGCCCAAGCGAAAGAAAAGGAATAAGCGATGA
- the ruvB gene encoding Holliday junction branch migration DNA helicase RuvB: MNEYTDPDASDIERAQEAALRPKVLEEFVGQETVRDQLSLVLEAAVQRNRAADHVLLAGPPGLGKTTLAMIIAAEVNGALRLTSGPAIQHAGDLAAVLSSLNEGDVLFIDEIHRLARTAEEMLYLAMEDFRVDVMIGKGPGATSIPLPLPPFTVVGATTRSGLLPAPLRDRFGFTAHLDFYSVPELALIVERNARKLAVELTPEAAHEIASRSRGTPRIANRLLRRVQDWAQVRGSGVLDLDAARSALEVFEVDKKGLDRLDRAVLDVLCVRFRGQPVGLSTLAVSVGEEPETVETVAEPYLVRQGFMIRTPRGRQATSLAFQHLGLAAPEDTLFS; the protein is encoded by the coding sequence GTGAACGAGTACACGGATCCGGACGCGAGCGACATCGAGCGCGCCCAAGAGGCTGCGTTGCGCCCGAAGGTCCTCGAGGAGTTCGTGGGCCAGGAAACGGTGCGCGACCAGCTTTCGCTCGTGCTCGAGGCGGCCGTCCAACGCAACAGGGCGGCCGATCACGTTCTGCTCGCTGGGCCGCCCGGCCTAGGTAAGACGACGCTCGCGATGATCATCGCCGCCGAGGTCAACGGCGCCTTGCGGCTGACCTCCGGACCGGCGATCCAACACGCGGGAGATCTCGCCGCGGTGCTGTCCTCGCTTAACGAGGGAGATGTGCTCTTCATCGACGAGATCCACCGCCTCGCGCGCACGGCCGAGGAGATGCTGTACCTGGCGATGGAGGACTTCCGCGTCGACGTCATGATCGGAAAGGGGCCGGGGGCCACGTCGATCCCGTTGCCGCTGCCGCCGTTCACGGTGGTCGGCGCCACCACGCGCTCGGGCCTGTTGCCCGCCCCGCTGCGTGACCGTTTCGGATTCACGGCGCACCTGGACTTCTACTCCGTCCCCGAGCTGGCCCTGATCGTGGAGCGCAACGCGCGCAAACTCGCCGTCGAGCTGACCCCCGAGGCCGCCCACGAGATCGCCTCCCGCTCACGGGGCACGCCGCGCATTGCCAACCGGCTCCTGAGGCGCGTGCAGGACTGGGCGCAGGTGCGCGGCAGCGGCGTGCTCGATCTGGATGCGGCGCGCTCCGCCCTGGAGGTCTTCGAGGTGGACAAGAAGGGGCTCGACCGCCTGGACCGCGCCGTGCTCGACGTGCTGTGCGTGCGCTTCCGCGGCCAGCCCGTCGGGCTGTCGACGCTTGCCGTGTCGGTGGGCGAGGAGCCGGAGACAGTCGAGACGGTGGCAGAACCCTATCTCGTGCGCCAGGGCTTCATGATCCGCACCCCGCGCGGGCGGCAGGCCACCTCGCTCGCGTTCCAACATCTGGGGCTCGCCGCGCCCGAAGACACGCTCTTTTCGTGA
- a CDS encoding YebC/PmpR family DNA-binding transcriptional regulator yields MSGHSKWATTKHKKAAIDAKRGKLFARLVKNIEVAARNGGGDPDGNPTLFDAIQKAKKNSVPADNINRAVKRGSGEGGESVNYESITYECYGPGGVAMLLECLTDNRNRAASDVRVAVTRNGGTLADPGSVAYMFARKGVVEVPVEGNDEDELLMAVLEAGAEEITDAGEVFEILSEPNDVVEVRKALQAAGVDYNSAEVQFVPSMKVAVDLETARKVMKLIDAVDDLDDIQNVYSNVDIPAEIAAQLEEED; encoded by the coding sequence GTGTCAGGACACTCCAAGTGGGCAACCACGAAGCATAAGAAGGCTGCGATCGATGCCAAGCGCGGCAAGTTGTTCGCACGCCTCGTTAAGAACATCGAAGTGGCGGCGCGCAACGGCGGCGGAGACCCCGACGGAAATCCCACCCTTTTTGATGCCATTCAGAAGGCCAAGAAGAATTCCGTTCCGGCTGACAACATCAACCGCGCCGTTAAGCGTGGCTCGGGCGAGGGCGGGGAGTCTGTCAACTACGAGTCGATCACGTACGAGTGCTACGGCCCGGGCGGCGTCGCGATGCTCCTCGAGTGCCTCACCGATAACCGCAACCGCGCGGCCTCGGATGTGCGCGTGGCGGTGACCCGCAACGGTGGCACGCTCGCTGACCCCGGTTCGGTGGCCTACATGTTCGCCCGCAAGGGCGTGGTGGAGGTTCCGGTTGAGGGTAACGACGAGGACGAGCTACTCATGGCTGTCCTCGAGGCGGGCGCGGAAGAGATCACCGACGCCGGCGAGGTCTTCGAGATCCTCTCCGAGCCCAATGATGTGGTCGAGGTGCGTAAGGCGCTGCAGGCCGCCGGTGTTGACTACAACTCGGCCGAGGTCCAGTTCGTGCCCTCCATGAAGGTGGCCGTGGATCTTGAGACGGCGCGCAAGGTGATGAAGCTTATCGACGCGGTTGACGACCTGGACGATATCCAGAACGTCTACTCCAACGTCGACATCCCGGCCGAGATCGCGGCGCAACTGGAGGAAGAGGACTAG